From the Platichthys flesus chromosome 6, fPlaFle2.1, whole genome shotgun sequence genome, one window contains:
- the LOC133955587 gene encoding dihydrofolate reductase-like, protein MVPVADPDLTACVCSPEREMEKSLEKMQRKPVRLIAAVCNDMGMGKDGHMPWNLPSEFQYFLNTVTRVSRPGKMNMMVWGKLCWFSHPETTFPLANILHVVLNTKLNEVPDHAHFLSDDFESAVRLSAEPPLADLIETIWVVGGVEVYKDALSHPWCDLVYLTDVMADFECDVFFPEFDRGVFKLQERFPQVPSGIQEEDGVKYQFQVFKKSICDAI, encoded by the exons ATGGTTCCAGTCGCAGACCCTGATctcacagcttgtgtgtgttcacctgagCGAGAGATGGAGAAGAGCCTGGAGAAAATGCAGAGGAAGCCGGTGCGCCTCATCGCGGCTGTTTGCAATGACATGGGGATGGGGAAAGACGGACACATGCCCTGGAATTTACC GTCTGAATTCCAGTACTTCCTCAACACTGTCACCAGGGTGTCGAGACCAG GAAAGATGAACATGATGGTCTGGGGTAAACTTTGCTGGTTCTCCCACCCAGAAACAACATTCCCATTGGCCAATATTCTACACGTGGTGTTGAACACCAAACTGAA TGAAGTTCCAGATCACGCCCACTTCCTGTCCGATGACTTTGAGAGCGCTGTCCGCTTGTCTGCAGAGCCCCCCCTCGCTGACCTGATAGAGACCATCTGGGTTGTTGGTGGTGTGGAGGTCTACAAG GATGCGCTGAGCCACCCGTGGTGTGATCTGGTTTATCTGACCGATGTCATGGCTGACTTTGAGTGTGATGTTTTCTTCCCCGAGTTTGACAGAGGAGTGTTCAAACTACAAGAAAG ATTCCCTCAGGTACCGAGTGGCATTCAGGAGGAGGACGGCGTTAAGTACCAATTCCAAGTATTCAAGAAATCGATCTGTGATGCCATTTAG
- the mterf2 gene encoding transcription termination factor 2, mitochondrial encodes MLKLIATSLGLRCQRVAALPLSLRICSTLSSTENQQTVQELYDLSVDVQKVRQLKGWVLHMNPAYTREVSNQLKDMGASGFIISRILADHPEAVLCHPEQMQAQRELWMIVCPNQKELVGIIEKFPASFFTCSSHHDSQRQNIAYFQSLNLNKRIITKLMASAPQSFSRPVEQNEVMVRGLQEAYLELGGEEANMKVWLQKLLSQNPFVLLKSPEVLRQNLLFLRDKGFSAAELLQLISKLKGFVVELNPDSMRRSLAYSKETVGCSEAELRNIVLNCPALLYYPEDILAERFQGLLHAGISMSQIMGTPTVLELTTQIVNYRIQRLRERGYEFGTGSLEVLNGTKKNFEMSYGKLQLRTERPIFNPVAPLQVDD; translated from the coding sequence ATGTTGAAGTTGATCGCAACATCCCTGGGCCTCCGGTGCCAACGTGTCGCCGCTCTACCTCTAAGCCTCAGGATATGCTCGACGCTGAGTTCAACAGAGAACCAGCAGACCGTGCAGGAACTCTATGATCTCTCCGTGGACGTTCAGAAGGTCCGGCAACTTAAGGGCTGGGTCCTGCACATGAACCCAGCATATACCAGGGAGGTGTCCAATCAGCTGAAGGACATGGGGGCCTCAGGGTTCATAATCTCTCGGATATTAGCAGATCATCCTGAAGCTGTCCTCTGTCACCCGGAGCAGATGCAGGCTCAGAGAGAGCTGTGGATGATTGTGTGCCCTAACCAGAAAGAGCTGGTTGGGATCATTGAGAAATTCCCGGCCTCTTTCTTCACCTGCTCCAGTCACCACGACAGCCAGCGTCAGAACATCGCTTACTTCCAGAGTTTAAACCTCAACAAGCGGATCATCACCAAACTAATGGCCAGTGCCCCCCAGAGTTTCAGCCGGCCGGTGGAGCAGAACGAGGTGATGGTGCGCGGCCTCCAGGAGGCCTACCTGGagctgggaggggaggaggccAACATGAAGGTCTGGCTTCAGAAGTTGCTGAGCCAGAACCCGTTTGTTCTCCTCAAGTCCCCGGAGGTGCTGAGGCAGAACTTGCTGTTCCTCAGGGACAAAGGCTTCAGCGCTGCagagctcctccagctcatcTCCAAACTCAAGGGCTTTGTCGTCGAGCTGAACCCGGACAGCATGCGCCGCAGCCTCGCGTACTCCAAGGAAACCGTGGGCTGCTCCGAGGCAGAGCTGCGGAACATCGTCCTCAACTGCCCCGCTCTGCTGTACTACCCTGAGGATATTCTGGCAGAGCGCTTCCAGGGGCTCCTTCATGCTGGGATCAGCATGTCTCAAATCATGGGCACTCCAACTGTGCTGGAGCTGACCACGCAAATAGTGAATTATCGCATCCAGCGACTGAGGGAGCGGGGCTATGAATTCGGGACCGGTAGTCTGGAGGTACTTAATGGCACGAAGAAGAACTTTGAGATGAGCTATGGAAAACTACAGCTACGCACAGAGAGACCAATTTTTAACCCTGTCGCCCCTTTACAAGTAGACGACTGA